Proteins from a genomic interval of Xanthomonas sp. AM6:
- a CDS encoding ECF-type sigma factor codes for MVETAPEITVWLDAARGGDRAALDRVLSTLYQELHGMARRQLAGQHGQTLDATSLVHESYLKLLGSRGMARFDGRAHFFAYAASAMRSVVVDYARNRLTRKRGGDLKRVAEIPEDSGGVRLDEDLLALDVAMNRLQALDERLAQVVELRYFAGLSEQEIAELMQRSERSIRRDWQKARIFLLAAMQDH; via the coding sequence GTGGTAGAGACCGCACCCGAGATCACCGTGTGGCTGGATGCCGCGCGCGGCGGCGACCGCGCGGCGCTGGATCGCGTGCTCAGCACCCTTTACCAGGAACTGCACGGCATGGCCCGGCGCCAGTTGGCCGGGCAGCACGGCCAGACCCTGGACGCCACCTCGCTGGTCCACGAGTCCTACCTGAAGTTGCTCGGCTCGCGCGGCATGGCCCGCTTCGACGGCCGCGCGCACTTCTTCGCCTATGCCGCCTCGGCGATGCGCAGCGTGGTGGTCGACTACGCGCGCAACCGCCTGACCCGCAAGCGCGGCGGCGATCTCAAGCGCGTCGCCGAGATCCCCGAGGACAGCGGCGGGGTGCGCCTGGACGAGGACCTGCTGGCGCTGGACGTGGCGATGAACCGGTTGCAGGCGCTCGATGAGCGCCTGGCCCAGGTGGTGGAGCTGCGGTATTTCGCCGGCCTGTCGGAACAGGAGATCGCCGAGCTGATGCAGCGCTCCGAACGCAGCATCCGCCGCGACTGGCAGAAGGCGCGCATCTTCCTGCTGGCGGCGATGCAGGACCACTAG